The Sphingomonas sp. So64.6b genome includes a region encoding these proteins:
- a CDS encoding ribonuclease T — protein sequence MKMRIGTLLLGCALIGTPVAAQAQAYKCAVPGMVPDPRPDLPSASEPQRVLPIGSYTLAITWAPQYCRDKGREPSARFQCGSGNRFGFTLHGLWPDGVGKQWPQYCKSTAIVPRAVIRGALCSTPSAQLIQHEWAKHGTCMATTPVDYFARSTRMFGSLRYPDMDGLSRRPLTVARFASALAAANPGLPAKAIRVTGTKGWLDEVWLCLDKRYRYERCKAGSGGLAGHARLKIWRGSR from the coding sequence ATGAAAATGCGTATCGGGACATTGCTTCTGGGTTGTGCATTGATCGGCACGCCGGTGGCCGCGCAGGCACAGGCCTATAAATGCGCCGTGCCGGGCATGGTGCCCGACCCGCGCCCCGATCTGCCCTCGGCCAGCGAGCCGCAGCGCGTACTGCCGATCGGCAGCTATACGCTGGCGATCACCTGGGCGCCGCAATATTGCCGCGACAAGGGCCGCGAACCTTCGGCGCGGTTCCAGTGCGGATCGGGCAATCGCTTCGGCTTCACACTGCACGGCCTGTGGCCCGACGGCGTCGGCAAGCAATGGCCGCAATATTGCAAATCCACAGCGATCGTCCCGCGTGCCGTGATCCGCGGCGCGCTCTGCTCGACGCCCTCGGCTCAGCTGATCCAGCATGAATGGGCCAAGCACGGCACTTGCATGGCCACGACGCCGGTCGATTATTTCGCGCGCTCGACGCGGATGTTCGGCAGCTTACGCTATCCCGACATGGACGGGCTGTCGCGCCGGCCGCTGACCGTCGCGCGTTTCGCCTCCGCGCTTGCGGCGGCCAATCCAGGATTGCCGGCCAAGGCGATCCGCGTCACCGGAACCAAAGGGTGGCTCGACGAGGTCTGGCTGTGCCTCGACAAGCGTTATCGCTACGAACGTTGCAAGGCCGGCAGCGGTGGCCTGGCCGGGCACGCCAGGCTCAAGATCTGGCGCGGGAGCCGCTGA
- a CDS encoding HPr-rel-A system PqqD family peptide chaperone: MDTLFRAARVETLCIDWLDDFTLLYHRSSGITHLLTAPAPEILVALGEAGMTLPALTERLFADFDMPDGDAGALSARLDELVAAGLVEAA, translated from the coding sequence TTGGATACGCTGTTTCGCGCCGCGCGCGTCGAGACGCTGTGTATCGACTGGCTCGACGATTTCACGCTGCTCTACCATCGCTCGTCCGGCATCACCCATTTGCTGACCGCACCCGCGCCCGAGATTCTCGTGGCGCTGGGTGAGGCAGGCATGACATTGCCCGCGCTGACCGAGCGTCTCTTCGCCGATTTCGACATGCCCGATGGCGATGCAGGCGCCTTGTCGGCGCGGCTCGACGAACTTGTGGCCGCCGGGCTGGTCGAAGCGGCATGA
- a CDS encoding ATP-binding protein, with protein sequence MFTGFGPRTFTAIGIVLVATAAVYFIGHSAQAALVTLIAGVAAVLAAAGTGEVAHEPAPPPPAERKAIAVPDLGEVMEAIVEPVLIVTDGRVSHANSAARALLGGHIIGEDVRLAIRHPAAAERLSNPLAGHSSRPIDLVGLGTMDQRWEMRIGRASGGQRIVHLIDQTGNYAAEKMRVDFVANASHELRTPLASILGYIETLGDEKAGEDAQVRNRFLKIMFDEARRMQRLVEDLISLSRIEAEKYRLPDRAVDLAALIGEVRTEFHDGQDGRGDIIAEIEADVPPVAGDQAQLSQVLHNLIGNAKKYGRAGAPVSVRLWRDQTNMVRISVADQGDGIAPEHIPRLTERFYRVDPGRSRAAGGTGLGLAIVKHIVERHRGRLDIASTLGKGTTVTILLPAHQAQAGAAVTKA encoded by the coding sequence ATGTTTACTGGTTTTGGTCCCCGCACATTCACCGCGATCGGCATCGTCCTTGTGGCGACGGCGGCCGTTTACTTCATTGGGCACAGCGCACAGGCGGCGCTGGTGACGCTGATCGCCGGCGTCGCCGCGGTGCTCGCCGCGGCCGGCACCGGCGAAGTCGCCCATGAACCCGCACCGCCGCCGCCTGCCGAACGCAAGGCCATTGCCGTGCCTGACCTGGGCGAAGTGATGGAAGCGATCGTCGAACCGGTGCTGATCGTCACCGATGGCCGGGTCAGCCATGCCAACAGCGCCGCACGCGCGTTGCTCGGCGGACATATCATCGGCGAAGATGTGCGACTGGCGATCCGCCACCCCGCCGCCGCCGAACGGCTGTCCAACCCGCTCGCGGGTCATTCGTCGCGGCCGATCGACCTGGTCGGGCTGGGCACGATGGATCAGCGTTGGGAAATGCGCATCGGGCGCGCATCGGGCGGGCAGCGCATCGTTCACCTAATCGACCAGACCGGCAATTACGCGGCGGAAAAGATGCGCGTCGATTTCGTCGCCAATGCGAGCCACGAACTGCGCACGCCGCTCGCGTCGATCCTTGGATATATCGAGACGCTGGGCGACGAGAAGGCGGGCGAAGACGCGCAAGTGCGCAACCGCTTCCTCAAGATCATGTTCGATGAAGCACGCCGCATGCAGCGGCTGGTCGAGGACCTCATCTCGCTGAGCCGGATCGAGGCGGAGAAATACCGCCTGCCCGATCGCGCGGTCGATCTTGCCGCGCTGATCGGCGAGGTTCGCACCGAATTCCATGATGGACAGGACGGCCGCGGCGACATTATCGCCGAGATCGAAGCGGATGTACCGCCGGTCGCGGGCGATCAGGCACAGTTGAGCCAGGTGCTGCACAATCTGATCGGCAATGCGAAAAAATATGGCCGCGCCGGCGCGCCCGTTTCGGTCCGGCTGTGGCGCGATCAGACCAACATGGTGCGAATCAGCGTCGCGGATCAGGGCGACGGCATCGCGCCCGAACATATCCCGCGCCTGACCGAGCGATTCTACCGCGTCGATCCGGGCCGCAGCCGCGCCGCGGGCGGCACCGGGCTTGGCCTTGCGATCGTCAAGCATATCGTCGAGCGGCATCGTGGGCGGCTGGATATCGCCAGCACGCTCGGCAAGGGCACGACAGTGACGATTTTGTTACCCGCACATCAGGCGCAGGCCGGAGCCGCTGTCACAAAAGCGTAA
- the phoU gene encoding phosphate signaling complex protein PhoU, with translation MSDHTVKAFDEDIGELRGLIAQMGGLAEQAIGAAIDALQRHDLAAAAKVVAGDKQIDAIEMQVEQLAVRIIALRAPMADDLREVVAALKIASVVERIGDYAKNIAKRVPEIDAHSEIEPLSILPAMANLAKAMVHDVLDAFAARDAQAAVEVCERDRAVDDFYNSLFRVFVTHMMENPKTIGQVAQLLFIAKNLERVGDHATNVAEMVYYAATGEHMAERDRSSLITNEEV, from the coding sequence GTGAGTGACCATACGGTAAAGGCTTTCGACGAAGATATCGGCGAACTGCGCGGGTTGATCGCGCAGATGGGCGGATTGGCCGAACAGGCGATCGGCGCCGCGATCGACGCGCTGCAACGCCATGATCTCGCCGCCGCGGCCAAGGTCGTCGCCGGCGACAAGCAGATCGACGCGATCGAAATGCAGGTCGAACAGCTCGCGGTGCGCATCATCGCGCTGCGCGCGCCGATGGCTGACGATCTGCGCGAGGTCGTCGCCGCGCTGAAGATCGCCAGCGTGGTCGAACGCATCGGTGATTACGCCAAGAACATCGCCAAGCGCGTGCCCGAGATCGACGCCCATAGCGAGATCGAGCCGCTATCGATCCTGCCCGCCATGGCCAATCTGGCCAAGGCGATGGTCCATGACGTGCTCGACGCGTTCGCCGCGCGCGACGCCCAGGCCGCCGTGGAAGTGTGCGAACGCGACCGCGCAGTCGACGATTTCTACAACAGCCTGTTCCGGGTGTTCGTCACGCACATGATGGAGAACCCCAAGACGATCGGTCAGGTCGCGCAATTGTTGTTCATCGCCAAAAATCTCGAACGGGTCGGCGATCACGCCACCAATGTTGCCGAGATGGTTTATTATGCCGCGACGGGCGAACATATGGCCGAACGGGACCGTAGTTCGCTGATCACGAACGAGGAGGTTTAA
- the pstB gene encoding phosphate ABC transporter ATP-binding protein PstB, which yields MTEQHLKITARNVNVFYGAKQAITDVSIDVDQDNVTAFIGPSGCGKSTFLRTLNRMNDTVASARVEGDIRLDGEDIYASSMDVVQLRARVGMVFQKPNPFPKSIYENVAYGPRIHGLAGSKTNLDGIVEQSLKRAGLWDEVKDRLTESGTALSGGQQQRLCIARAIAVDPEVILMDEPCSALDPIATAKIEELIHELRGRYAIVIVTHNMQQAARVSQKTAFFHLGTLVEYGATSDIFTNPRQERTKDYITGRYG from the coding sequence ATGACCGAACAACATCTTAAGATCACCGCCCGCAACGTGAACGTCTTCTATGGCGCGAAACAGGCGATCACCGACGTTTCGATCGATGTCGATCAGGACAATGTAACCGCCTTTATCGGCCCGTCGGGCTGCGGCAAATCGACCTTTCTGCGCACGCTCAATCGGATGAACGACACCGTCGCCAGCGCACGGGTCGAGGGTGATATCCGGCTCGACGGCGAGGACATCTATGCATCCTCGATGGACGTGGTGCAGTTGCGCGCTCGCGTGGGTATGGTGTTCCAGAAGCCCAATCCATTCCCCAAGTCGATCTACGAGAATGTCGCCTATGGCCCGCGCATCCACGGGCTGGCCGGGAGCAAGACCAATCTCGACGGGATCGTCGAACAGTCGCTGAAGCGTGCCGGCCTGTGGGATGAGGTCAAGGACCGCCTGACCGAAAGCGGCACCGCGCTATCGGGCGGCCAGCAGCAACGGCTGTGCATCGCGCGCGCGATCGCGGTCGACCCGGAAGTGATCCTGATGGACGAGCCCTGTTCGGCGCTCGACCCGATCGCGACGGCGAAGATCGAGGAACTGATCCACGAACTGCGCGGCCGTTATGCGATCGTCATTGTCACGCACAACATGCAGCAGGCCGCGCGCGTCTCGCAAAAGACCGCCTTCTTCCATCTTGGCACGCTGGTCGAATATGGTGCGACCTCGGACATCTTCACCAATCCGCGCCAGGAGCGGACCAAGGACTATATCACCGGCCGATACGGCTGA
- a CDS encoding GGDEF domain-containing protein: protein MFRSAIAIPEGTYVELVQSLFRTLLTTSIIAISFIAVAFIVSSQTPDPALTLLTILGSISVVARLVILLLFRGQAADAGLGVARACQLERLFAVSYLSFAAIFGIFSARAFVVATPDAHVLVIGLLVGYAAGVAAGIALRPWISVSAVVLGVVPTIPVALASGNPIYWALGALLTIFLAGGIHSILSNYRLSSGGITLKRLFADMARSDVLTGLPNRFGLGERFNEVTMLGRDSGDVAVHCLDLDRFKPVNDRYGHPVGDLLLKAVADRLSRTLRGGDFAARVGGDEFVIVQSGVRDATEAELLARRVVRVISEPYNIGDLTITIGTSIGFVLVSGHGHGLDKLIESADEALLRAKGAGGGCASHAIGLRRTA, encoded by the coding sequence GTGTTCCGATCTGCAATCGCTATCCCTGAGGGGACCTATGTCGAACTCGTCCAGAGCCTGTTCAGGACGCTCCTGACCACGTCCATCATCGCGATTTCGTTCATCGCCGTGGCATTTATCGTGTCTTCTCAGACACCCGATCCCGCCCTGACCCTGCTTACAATCCTCGGATCGATATCGGTCGTCGCCCGGCTCGTCATCTTGCTGCTCTTCCGGGGGCAGGCTGCAGACGCCGGACTGGGCGTGGCCAGGGCATGCCAACTTGAGCGCTTGTTTGCCGTGAGTTACCTGAGCTTCGCCGCGATCTTCGGCATATTCAGCGCGCGGGCCTTCGTTGTTGCGACGCCAGACGCGCATGTTCTCGTCATCGGACTGCTGGTGGGATACGCGGCGGGAGTTGCGGCGGGGATAGCGTTACGCCCCTGGATTAGCGTGAGCGCCGTGGTCCTCGGCGTGGTGCCGACGATCCCGGTTGCTCTGGCGAGCGGCAACCCCATTTACTGGGCGCTCGGAGCGCTTCTGACGATCTTTCTTGCCGGGGGCATCCACAGCATCCTTTCCAACTACCGGCTCTCCTCCGGCGGGATCACGTTGAAGCGGCTTTTCGCCGACATGGCGCGGAGCGATGTCCTGACCGGCTTGCCGAACCGCTTCGGCCTTGGGGAGCGGTTCAATGAGGTGACGATGTTGGGACGCGACAGCGGTGATGTTGCTGTCCATTGCCTTGATCTGGACCGTTTCAAGCCGGTCAACGACCGTTACGGGCATCCCGTTGGCGATCTGCTGTTAAAGGCAGTGGCGGATCGCTTGTCTCGCACACTTCGCGGTGGTGATTTTGCCGCGCGCGTCGGCGGCGACGAATTCGTGATCGTCCAGAGCGGTGTCAGGGACGCCACGGAAGCTGAGTTGCTTGCCCGGCGCGTCGTGCGCGTGATCTCCGAACCCTATAATATTGGCGATCTCACAATTACCATCGGCACGAGCATCGGATTCGTTCTCGTGTCGGGACATGGGCACGGGCTCGACAAGCTCATCGAGTCTGCGGACGAGGCACTGTTAAGGGCAAAGGGCGCCGGCGGTGGCTGCGCCAGCCATGCGATCGGCCTGCGACGCACGGCCTGA
- the phoB gene encoding phosphate regulon transcriptional regulator PhoB translates to MARARMLLVEDDAALAELLVWHFKREDFEITHTPDGEEALLLAKEATPDIVLLDWMVEGLSGIEVCRRLRRMPETQNVPIIMLTARGEEEDRVRGLETGADDYVTKPFSPRELVARVGAVLRRVRPALAGEQLTYADIEMDTVGHKVRRSGDFIPLGPTEFRLLKHFLEHPGWVFSRERLLDAVWGHDSDIESRTVDVHIRRLRKAINEGGRADIIRTVRSAGYALDSAA, encoded by the coding sequence ATGGCACGAGCCAGGATGTTGCTGGTCGAAGACGATGCCGCTCTTGCCGAGCTGCTCGTCTGGCATTTCAAGCGCGAAGATTTCGAGATCACGCACACCCCCGATGGCGAGGAAGCGTTGCTGCTCGCCAAGGAGGCGACTCCCGATATCGTGCTGCTCGACTGGATGGTCGAGGGACTCTCCGGAATCGAAGTGTGCCGCCGCCTGCGTCGCATGCCCGAAACGCAGAACGTGCCGATCATCATGCTCACCGCGCGCGGTGAGGAAGAGGATCGCGTGCGCGGCCTGGAAACCGGTGCGGACGACTACGTCACCAAACCCTTCTCGCCGCGCGAACTGGTTGCGCGGGTCGGTGCGGTGCTGCGTCGCGTGCGGCCGGCGCTGGCCGGTGAGCAGCTGACATATGCCGATATCGAAATGGATACGGTCGGCCACAAGGTACGGCGATCGGGCGACTTCATTCCGCTGGGACCGACCGAATTCCGCCTGCTCAAGCATTTCCTCGAGCATCCCGGCTGGGTGTTTTCGCGCGAACGCTTGCTCGATGCGGTGTGGGGGCATGACTCCGACATCGAATCACGCACCGTCGACGTGCATATCCGGCGACTGCGCAAGGCGATCAACGAAGGCGGCCGCGCCGACATCATCCGCACCGTGCGATCGGCCGGTTACGCGCTGGATTCGGCGGCCTGA
- a CDS encoding substrate-binding domain-containing protein: MFKNIALIAVSALALAACQDQANGGGAGSRDQIKAVGSSTVYPFTTIVAEQFVNKNPGMKAPVIESTGTGAGMKLFCAGVGAAHPDIEAASRRMKASEYASCKAHGVSDIIEIQVGLDGIAFAEAKNGPKLQLSPADLYKALAAKPEGKTNAYKTWKDVNPALPAIPIQVYGPPSTSGTRDALTELILDKGCAEVTPSVKALKDSDKDAYAAACNRIREDGAYIDAGENDNLIVQKLQSNPNAVGIFGYSYLEENIDNLNGVPLNGVAPTYETIAQNQYPGSRPLYIYVKKAHLAAIPGLQKFLDEYVAAWNPGGPLTAKGLIASPQDVRTSSAAIVKAATLLDPTVLK, from the coding sequence ATGTTCAAGAACATCGCGCTTATCGCCGTTTCCGCGCTCGCGCTCGCGGCCTGCCAGGATCAGGCCAATGGCGGTGGCGCCGGATCGCGCGACCAGATCAAGGCGGTCGGGTCGTCGACGGTCTATCCGTTCACGACGATCGTTGCCGAACAGTTCGTCAACAAGAACCCGGGCATGAAGGCGCCGGTGATCGAATCGACCGGTACGGGCGCCGGCATGAAGCTTTTCTGCGCCGGTGTCGGCGCCGCGCATCCGGATATCGAAGCCGCGTCGCGCCGCATGAAGGCGTCGGAATATGCCAGCTGCAAAGCGCACGGCGTCAGCGACATCATCGAAATCCAGGTCGGACTGGACGGCATCGCTTTTGCCGAGGCGAAGAACGGGCCGAAGCTGCAGCTGAGCCCTGCCGATCTCTACAAGGCGCTCGCCGCCAAGCCCGAAGGCAAGACCAACGCGTACAAGACGTGGAAGGACGTCAACCCGGCACTGCCGGCGATTCCGATCCAGGTTTACGGCCCGCCCTCGACCAGCGGCACGCGCGATGCGCTGACCGAACTGATCCTCGACAAGGGTTGCGCCGAGGTGACGCCGAGCGTCAAGGCGCTGAAGGATAGCGACAAGGATGCTTATGCCGCCGCTTGCAACCGCATCCGCGAAGACGGCGCCTATATCGACGCCGGCGAGAACGACAATCTGATCGTCCAGAAGCTGCAATCGAACCCCAATGCGGTCGGCATCTTCGGTTATTCCTATCTTGAGGAGAATATCGACAACCTCAACGGCGTGCCGTTGAACGGGGTCGCGCCGACCTATGAGACGATCGCGCAGAACCAGTATCCCGGTTCGCGGCCGCTCTATATCTACGTCAAGAAGGCGCATCTGGCGGCGATCCCTGGCTTGCAGAAATTCCTCGATGAATATGTCGCGGCGTGGAACCCGGGCGGTCCGTTGACCGCCAAGGGCCTGATCGCCTCGCCACAGGATGTGCGGACCAGTTCGGCCGCGATCGTCAAGGCGGCGACGCTGCTCGATCCAACCGTACTGAAATAA
- a CDS encoding HprK-related kinase A — protein sequence MRHVFSVRIGPIGFRIGSDWRAPIEQLAELYSHYPAPQDGVPDYNVRLFAARPWRRVVRPSVMIGGDFVLPEAAPLPLAQGLLAAEMGMNLQMALGQRRYLLLHASVVERDGRALLMTGVSGSGKSTLAALLGARGWRLMGDEFALLDPATGLVHAFPRLVSLKNQAIGVIEQAVPEGRFGPLLAGTPKGDIRHLVPGADAIAAMETPARPALLLFPSFGYAAASRAVPHSEVFVRLTQASTNYTAMGERGFTALTSLVKAIPALAIDYPDTDSALAQVEAAWSDLALEAAS from the coding sequence ATGAGGCACGTCTTCTCCGTACGCATCGGGCCGATCGGTTTTCGCATCGGTTCCGACTGGCGCGCGCCGATCGAACAATTGGCCGAGCTCTATTCACACTATCCAGCACCACAGGATGGCGTGCCGGACTATAATGTCCGGTTGTTCGCAGCACGGCCGTGGCGGCGTGTCGTGCGCCCGTCGGTAATGATCGGCGGCGATTTCGTGTTGCCTGAAGCAGCACCCCTGCCGCTCGCGCAAGGGCTGCTCGCCGCCGAAATGGGCATGAACCTGCAAATGGCGCTGGGGCAGCGGCGCTATCTGCTGCTCCATGCCTCGGTGGTCGAACGCGACGGGCGCGCGTTGCTGATGACCGGCGTGTCGGGTTCGGGCAAATCGACGCTGGCGGCTTTGCTCGGCGCGAGAGGCTGGCGCTTGATGGGTGACGAGTTCGCCCTGCTCGATCCGGCGACCGGGCTGGTCCACGCCTTTCCCCGGCTGGTCAGCCTGAAGAATCAGGCGATCGGGGTGATCGAACAGGCGGTGCCGGAGGGACGCTTCGGCCCGCTTCTCGCGGGCACGCCCAAGGGCGATATCCGCCATCTCGTGCCGGGCGCGGATGCGATTGCGGCGATGGAGACACCCGCCAGGCCGGCGCTGCTGCTGTTTCCCAGTTTCGGTTATGCAGCCGCGTCACGCGCGGTGCCGCACAGCGAAGTGTTCGTGCGCCTCACTCAGGCTTCGACCAATTACACCGCGATGGGCGAACGCGGCTTCACCGCGCTGACCTCGCTGGTCAAGGCGATCCCCGCCCTGGCGATCGACTATCCCGATACCGACAGCGCACTGGCGCAGGTCGAAGCCGCCTGGTCCGATCTCGCTCTCGAGGCGGCGTCATGA
- the pstA gene encoding phosphate ABC transporter permease PstA produces the protein MQRRIRRRYGAERRFKLLGLCAVLVSAGFLAFLLVTMFLNGASGFTQSEIKLPIDFPRSSVMLDPALLTGKDADAALAAAGLEKATDDAAVAAFGPGGDKLLSDGAWLRVRDSVKADPTLLATRAVISVPASAAIDIAVKGEGGADAEKLAARLQARGLMTTGFNPWFLTNSDSTDPTMVGIWGALKGSLFTMLVTLLLAFPIGVLSALYLEEYAPRNRWTDLIEVSINNLAAVPSIIFGLLGLAVFLGTFNLPRSAALVGGLTLALMTMPVIVIAGRNAIKSVPPSIRDAALAVGASPIQVVFHHVLPLALPGILTGTIIGMARALGETAPLLMIGMRAFMVSPPERLTDPSTVLPVQIFLWSDQVNRGFVEKTSAAIIVLLVFLLAMNGLAIYLRNKFETRW, from the coding sequence ATGCAGCGCCGCATCCGCCGTCGTTACGGTGCCGAGCGTCGCTTCAAGCTGCTTGGGCTGTGCGCGGTGCTGGTCTCGGCGGGATTCCTCGCTTTCCTGCTGGTGACGATGTTCCTCAACGGCGCAAGCGGTTTTACGCAAAGCGAAATCAAGCTGCCGATCGATTTTCCGCGATCGAGCGTGATGCTCGATCCGGCGCTGCTCACCGGCAAGGATGCCGATGCCGCGCTGGCCGCAGCGGGCCTGGAAAAAGCCACCGACGACGCGGCGGTCGCCGCGTTCGGCCCCGGCGGCGACAAGCTGTTATCAGACGGCGCGTGGTTGCGTGTGCGTGACTCGGTGAAGGCCGATCCCACATTGCTGGCCACGCGAGCGGTCATCTCCGTTCCTGCCTCCGCCGCGATCGATATCGCAGTAAAAGGCGAAGGCGGGGCCGACGCGGAAAAGCTCGCCGCACGGCTTCAGGCGCGCGGGCTGATGACGACCGGCTTCAATCCGTGGTTCCTGACCAATTCGGATTCGACCGACCCGACCATGGTCGGCATCTGGGGCGCGCTGAAAGGCTCCTTGTTCACGATGCTCGTGACCTTGTTGCTCGCCTTCCCGATCGGCGTGCTGTCGGCACTCTATCTCGAGGAATATGCGCCGAGGAATCGCTGGACCGACCTGATCGAAGTGTCGATCAACAACCTCGCCGCGGTGCCGTCGATCATCTTCGGCTTGCTTGGCCTCGCCGTGTTTCTCGGCACGTTCAACCTGCCGCGTTCGGCGGCGTTGGTCGGCGGGCTGACACTCGCGCTGATGACCATGCCGGTGATCGTCATCGCCGGCAGGAACGCGATCAAGTCGGTGCCGCCATCGATCCGCGACGCAGCACTCGCGGTCGGCGCGAGCCCGATCCAGGTCGTATTCCACCACGTTCTGCCGCTTGCCCTGCCCGGCATCCTGACCGGCACGATCATCGGCATGGCGCGTGCGCTGGGCGAGACCGCGCCGCTGCTGATGATCGGCATGCGCGCCTTCATGGTATCGCCGCCCGAACGACTGACCGACCCGTCGACCGTATTGCCGGTGCAGATCTTCCTGTGGTCCGACCAGGTCAATCGCGGCTTTGTCGAAAAGACCAGCGCGGCGATCATCGTCCTGCTGGTGTTCCTGCTCGCGATGAACGGGCTTGCCATCTACCTCCGCAACAAATTCGAGACCCGCTGGTGA
- the pstC gene encoding phosphate ABC transporter permease subunit PstC — protein sequence MSTLALLFLIAGLGLIAWLSARVRAVSFRRDSSARFSSLPSHHGTYVALWTLLPAALFIAVWSSVSPALVTDTVLTSPAAAQLPPPGFERAAVLSEARNIANGRTFGSFNPIAQQLAPAYGAAQSRYDWIGTAAALLLAFAAGAWAYLRIKPDFRARTRVERVVMLLLLGASLIAILTTVGIVASLLFESWRFFQIVPIGDFLFGTHWSPQVIPANDPGSALGAVPLFWGTFFIGAVIAMIVAIPFGLMSAIYLTQYAAPRVRRWMKPILEMLAGVPTVVYGYFAALTVAPAVRDLAVSLGVTWASSESALAAGLVMGVMIIPFVSSMADDSIAAVPSSMRDGSLAMGATPSETIRKVLLPAALPGVVGGVLLAISRAIGETMIVVMAASGVATLSLNPFASATTVTKQIVDLLTGEAEFDSAKTLAAFALGLTLFVVTLLLNIIALTVVKRYREAYE from the coding sequence TTGTCCACGCTTGCCCTTCTATTCCTGATTGCCGGACTTGGCCTGATCGCCTGGTTGTCCGCGCGCGTCCGCGCGGTCAGTTTCCGCCGCGACAGCAGCGCCCGGTTCAGCTCGCTGCCGTCACATCACGGCACCTATGTCGCGCTGTGGACGCTGCTGCCCGCCGCGCTGTTCATCGCGGTCTGGTCGTCGGTCTCGCCTGCGCTGGTCACCGATACAGTGCTGACTTCGCCTGCTGCCGCGCAACTGCCGCCGCCGGGCTTCGAGCGCGCCGCGGTGCTGTCGGAGGCGCGCAACATCGCCAATGGCCGCACTTTCGGATCATTCAATCCGATCGCGCAGCAACTCGCCCCGGCCTATGGCGCTGCGCAATCGCGCTATGACTGGATCGGCACGGCCGCCGCGCTGCTGCTCGCCTTTGCCGCGGGCGCCTGGGCCTATCTGCGCATCAAGCCCGACTTCCGCGCACGCACGAGGGTCGAGCGGGTGGTGATGCTGTTGCTGCTTGGCGCGTCGCTGATCGCGATCCTGACCACGGTCGGCATCGTCGCCTCTTTGTTGTTCGAATCCTGGCGTTTCTTCCAGATCGTGCCGATCGGCGATTTCCTGTTCGGCACGCATTGGAGCCCGCAGGTCATTCCGGCGAACGACCCGGGCAGTGCGCTTGGCGCGGTGCCGTTGTTCTGGGGTACTTTCTTCATCGGCGCGGTGATCGCGATGATTGTCGCAATCCCGTTCGGCCTGATGAGCGCGATCTATCTGACGCAATATGCGGCGCCGCGCGTGCGCCGCTGGATGAAGCCGATCCTCGAGATGCTCGCCGGCGTGCCGACCGTGGTTTATGGATATTTCGCCGCTTTGACCGTTGCCCCCGCGGTACGCGATCTCGCCGTGTCGCTCGGCGTGACCTGGGCCAGTTCGGAAAGCGCGCTCGCCGCCGGACTGGTGATGGGCGTGATGATCATCCCGTTCGTGTCGTCGATGGCGGATGATTCGATCGCCGCCGTGCCCTCGTCGATGCGCGACGGCAGCCTGGCGATGGGCGCGACGCCATCGGAGACGATCCGAAAAGTGCTGCTGCCCGCCGCGCTGCCGGGTGTGGTCGGCGGCGTGCTGCTGGCGATCTCCAGGGCGATCGGCGAAACGATGATCGTGGTGATGGCCGCGTCGGGCGTCGCCACATTGTCGCTCAATCCATTCGCCAGCGCGACCACCGTAACCAAGCAGATCGTCGATTTGCTGACCGGCGAGGCCGAGTTCGACAGCGCCAAGACGCTTGCCGCCTTTGCGCTGGGGCTGACCTTGTTCGTCGTCACCCTGCTGCTCAACATCATCGCGCTGACCGTCGTCAAACGGTACCGGGAAGCATATGAATAG